The Actinomadura sp. WMMB 499 genome includes a window with the following:
- a CDS encoding acyl-CoA dehydrogenase family protein — protein MSIVDAVRAAAPVLAAEDAAGARQRRLTDVAWKQLQDTGVLRALQPARWGGAETTLAEFLAAIVEAGRAAPAAGWVTAVVGVHPWQVALFPEEAQREIWGEDPGRTLASSYTPTGRVERADGGYRVSGRWSFSSGCLHTDGVVLGGIAGERDWHGTPVADFVSVILDRDQYAIEDTWHTAGLAATGSNDIVVDAAFVPAHRAQSHVDYTYHLGVPLPGRETNPGALYRLPWAVVFNAIIAAGALGAARGFVDAWTDATRDRRTPAGAVREDHLTQRHLAENAYVVDSGITGLRAVAAELTAIAEAGEWPDRATRARHRYALARSAQDAGAAVTRLMRVSSGRTAYTDHPLHRRFQDVTAAIGHAFLLADPLGRAHGALELGADDVPAVHL, from the coding sequence ATGTCCATCGTCGACGCCGTGCGCGCGGCCGCGCCCGTCCTGGCCGCGGAGGACGCGGCGGGCGCGCGGCAGCGCAGGCTGACCGACGTCGCCTGGAAGCAGCTCCAGGACACCGGCGTGCTGCGCGCCCTGCAGCCCGCCCGCTGGGGCGGCGCCGAGACCACCCTCGCCGAGTTCCTCGCCGCGATCGTCGAGGCCGGCCGCGCCGCGCCCGCCGCCGGGTGGGTCACCGCCGTCGTCGGCGTCCACCCCTGGCAGGTCGCGCTGTTCCCCGAGGAGGCGCAGCGCGAGATCTGGGGCGAGGACCCCGGCCGCACCCTCGCGTCGTCCTACACCCCGACCGGCAGGGTCGAGCGCGCCGACGGCGGCTACCGGGTGTCGGGCCGCTGGTCGTTCTCGTCCGGCTGCCTGCACACCGACGGGGTCGTCCTCGGCGGCATCGCGGGCGAGCGCGACTGGCACGGCACGCCCGTCGCCGACTTCGTGTCCGTCATCCTCGACCGCGACCAGTACGCGATCGAGGACACCTGGCACACCGCCGGGCTGGCCGCGACCGGCAGCAACGACATCGTGGTCGACGCCGCGTTCGTCCCGGCGCACCGCGCCCAGTCGCACGTCGACTACACCTACCACCTGGGGGTGCCGCTGCCCGGCCGCGAGACCAACCCCGGTGCCCTCTACCGGCTGCCGTGGGCGGTCGTGTTCAACGCGATCATCGCGGCGGGCGCGCTCGGCGCCGCGCGCGGCTTCGTGGACGCCTGGACGGACGCCACCCGCGACCGCCGCACCCCCGCCGGCGCCGTCCGCGAGGACCACCTCACGCAGCGGCACCTCGCCGAGAACGCCTACGTCGTCGACAGCGGCATCACCGGGCTCCGCGCGGTCGCCGCCGAGCTCACCGCGATCGCCGAGGCGGGGGAGTGGCCGGACCGCGCGACCCGCGCCCGGCACCGCTACGCGCTGGCCCGCTCCGCCCAGGACGCGGGCGCCGCCGTCACCCGGCTCATGCGGGTCTCCAGCGGCCGCACCGCCTACACCGACCACCCGCTGCACCGCCGGTTCCAGGACGTGACCGCCGCGATCGGCCACGCGTTCCTGCTGGCCGACCCGCTCGGCCGCGCCCACGGAGCCCTCGAACTCGGCGCCGACGACGTCCCGGCGGTGCACCTGTGA
- a CDS encoding alpha/beta fold hydrolase — protein MPAQITTTDVRAGEYRLRISTAGDPSAEPLLFLHGSGPGVSGLSNWERLIGDLGDRYHCIAPDTLGFGDSDHPNPRRAAWPRSPNCASPRPGICWTPSASTASPSSATPTAGRCPSR, from the coding sequence ATGCCCGCGCAGATCACCACGACCGACGTCCGGGCGGGCGAGTACCGGCTGCGGATCAGCACCGCCGGTGATCCGTCCGCCGAGCCGCTGCTGTTCCTGCACGGCTCCGGACCGGGCGTCAGCGGCCTGTCGAACTGGGAGCGGCTGATCGGCGACCTCGGCGACCGCTACCACTGCATCGCGCCCGACACGCTCGGCTTCGGCGACTCCGACCACCCGAACCCCCGCCGCGCGGCATGGCCGCGTTCACCGAACTGCGCGTCGCCGCGACCTGGAATCTGCTGGACGCCCTCGGCATCGACCGCGTCACCCTCGTCGGCAACTCCTACGGCGGGCAGATGTCCCTCGCGATGA
- a CDS encoding flavin reductase family protein has translation MTVRDTAAPEIAPDTLRSALSHYPTGVVAVTAMHGPPGEGEPVGMAVGSFTSVSLRPALVGFFPDAGSTTWPRIRKAGRFCVNVLGEEHQDVCRRFATRGADKFAALDWTPGPTGSPVLADALSWIDCRLERVTEAGDHFLALGRVVDFGVRATGGPLIFYRGGYGGYREPLAS, from the coding sequence ATGACCGTCCGAGACACCGCCGCCCCGGAGATCGCGCCGGACACGCTGCGGAGCGCACTGTCCCACTACCCGACGGGCGTGGTGGCCGTCACGGCGATGCACGGACCCCCCGGAGAAGGCGAGCCGGTCGGCATGGCCGTCGGCTCGTTCACCTCGGTGTCGCTGCGGCCGGCCCTGGTCGGCTTCTTCCCCGACGCCGGGTCGACCACCTGGCCGCGCATCCGGAAGGCGGGCCGGTTCTGCGTGAACGTGCTGGGCGAGGAGCACCAGGACGTCTGCCGCCGGTTCGCCACGCGCGGCGCCGACAAGTTCGCCGCGCTCGACTGGACCCCCGGCCCGACGGGCTCGCCCGTCCTGGCCGACGCCCTCTCCTGGATCGACTGCCGCCTCGAGCGGGTCACCGAGGCGGGCGACCACTTCCTCGCGCTCGGCCGCGTCGTCGACTTCGGCGTGCGCGCGACCGGCGGACCGCTGATCTTCTACCGGGGCGGCTACGGCGGCTACCGGGAACCGCTGGCCTCCTGA
- a CDS encoding PP2C family protein-serine/threonine phosphatase, with protein sequence MGLGTRPDGPLPLRMLPFAAMAVISVVDFSAGPSVGYLPLLALGPAFASLFGGVWRTVSVGALAIVLCMLLGAFNDVLGTFRTNLTFVSIGGVTAAGMLAALYRQRRERELADVRSIAEVAQRVLLRPVPRRVGPVRATVRYISAVTGARIGGDLYEVVQTSRGVRVIVGDVQGKGLDAVETAAVVLGAFREAAYDEPDLPGVADRIERTLSRQLGSEQFVTAVLAEVDEREGVRLLNRGHPPPLLIRSDESVSTLDPPEPAPPLGLAVLVDDPAPTDLVDLKPGDQMLLYTDGVIEARDAHGTFYPLTERAGVLSADDPEDAIDGLQSDLLEYTGTPLDDDAAMLLLRRRI encoded by the coding sequence GTGGGACTCGGCACGCGCCCGGACGGGCCGCTCCCACTGCGGATGCTGCCCTTCGCGGCCATGGCGGTCATCTCCGTCGTCGACTTCTCCGCCGGTCCCAGCGTCGGCTACCTGCCGCTGCTCGCCCTCGGCCCCGCGTTCGCCAGCCTCTTCGGCGGCGTGTGGCGCACCGTGTCGGTGGGTGCGCTCGCGATCGTCCTGTGCATGCTGCTCGGCGCCTTCAACGACGTCCTCGGGACCTTCCGGACGAACCTGACGTTCGTCTCCATCGGCGGCGTCACCGCGGCGGGGATGCTCGCCGCGCTCTACCGGCAGCGCCGCGAGCGCGAGCTCGCCGACGTGCGCAGCATCGCCGAGGTCGCCCAGCGGGTGCTGCTGCGCCCGGTGCCGCGGCGCGTCGGGCCGGTGCGCGCGACCGTCCGGTACATCTCCGCGGTCACCGGCGCCCGGATCGGCGGCGACCTGTACGAGGTGGTGCAGACGTCCCGGGGCGTGCGCGTCATCGTCGGCGATGTGCAGGGCAAGGGCCTCGACGCCGTCGAGACCGCCGCCGTCGTCCTCGGCGCGTTCCGCGAGGCCGCCTACGACGAACCGGACCTGCCCGGCGTCGCCGACCGCATCGAGCGCACCCTCTCCCGGCAGCTCGGCAGCGAGCAGTTCGTCACCGCCGTGCTCGCCGAGGTCGACGAGCGGGAGGGCGTCAGGCTGCTGAACCGCGGGCACCCGCCCCCGCTGCTGATCCGCTCCGACGAGTCCGTCAGCACCCTCGACCCGCCCGAGCCCGCACCGCCGCTCGGCCTCGCCGTCCTCGTCGACGATCCGGCCCCCACCGACCTCGTCGATCTGAAGCCCGGCGACCAGATGCTGCTCTACACCGACGGCGTCATCGAGGCCCGCGACGCGCACGGGACGTTCTACCCGCTCACCGAGCGCGCCGGCGTCCTGTCCGCGGACGATCCCGAGGACGCCATCGACGGGCTCCAGTCCGACCTGCTCGAGTACACCGGCACGCCCTTGGACGACGACGCCGCGATGCTCCTGCTGCGCCGCCGCATCTAG
- a CDS encoding alpha/beta fold hydrolase, with product MAAFTELRVAATWNLLDALGIDRVTLVGNSYGGQMSLAMTLERPERVAKVILMGSGGMPDLKPLPGLAKLIGFYDDPTEDAMAELLTLFVHDPSAFGPRIREIAAGRMPRALREDVRRSHLATFDFSAGGRIGWRPEELAKIDKDVLVVAAREDRIVPPEVSHYLSRHIPNARLHIVPNCGHWSQIEHPETFANLVDGFVRGAF from the coding sequence ATGGCCGCGTTCACCGAACTGCGCGTCGCCGCGACCTGGAATCTGCTGGACGCCCTCGGCATCGACCGCGTCACCCTCGTCGGCAACTCCTACGGCGGGCAGATGTCCCTCGCGATGACCCTCGAGCGGCCCGAGCGGGTCGCGAAGGTGATCCTCATGGGCAGCGGCGGCATGCCCGACCTCAAGCCCCTGCCGGGCCTCGCGAAGCTGATCGGCTTCTACGACGACCCGACCGAGGACGCGATGGCCGAACTGCTCACGCTGTTCGTGCACGACCCGTCCGCGTTCGGCCCCCGGATCAGGGAGATCGCCGCCGGACGCATGCCGCGCGCGCTCCGCGAGGACGTGCGCCGCTCGCACCTGGCCACGTTCGACTTCAGCGCGGGCGGCCGGATCGGCTGGCGGCCGGAGGAACTGGCGAAGATCGACAAGGACGTGCTGGTCGTCGCGGCCCGCGAGGACCGGATCGTCCCGCCCGAGGTGAGCCACTACCTGTCGCGGCACATCCCGAACGCGCGGCTGCACATCGTGCCCAACTGCGGGCACTGGAGCCAGATCGAGCACCCCGAGACCTTCGCGAACCTCGTCGACGGGTTCGTGCGGGGCGCGTTCTGA
- a CDS encoding maleylpyruvate isomerase family mycothiol-dependent enzyme, producing MDASAYLKSVVEQTSTFAGWVDGRDAAAPVPTCPKWTLADLVDHVGATQRMVTMLVGERMTEPSRAFAGYAPAPADPAGWGAWLTGGAAEAKRAFDSVADDTPVWDPSGADAGVPFWSRRLFGEVCVHRADAAAALGTRFELEPEAAVAAVEDWLDTMTSAGYWENRPDFADAMRGDGQTLHFHATDAPGEWVARREPDRVVLERTHTKADVAVRGPATDLLLVLSRRRPLDAAPALEVFGDRALLEHWLGHMDWVADG from the coding sequence ATGGACGCGTCCGCGTACTTGAAGTCCGTGGTCGAGCAGACGAGCACGTTCGCCGGTTGGGTGGACGGCCGGGACGCGGCGGCCCCGGTGCCCACATGTCCGAAGTGGACGCTCGCAGATCTCGTCGACCACGTCGGCGCGACACAGCGCATGGTGACGATGCTCGTGGGTGAGCGGATGACCGAGCCGAGCCGGGCGTTCGCCGGCTACGCTCCGGCTCCGGCCGATCCGGCCGGGTGGGGCGCCTGGCTGACCGGCGGCGCGGCCGAGGCGAAGCGGGCGTTCGACTCGGTCGCCGACGACACGCCGGTGTGGGATCCGTCCGGCGCCGACGCGGGCGTGCCGTTCTGGTCGCGCCGGCTGTTCGGCGAGGTGTGCGTGCATCGCGCGGACGCCGCCGCGGCGCTGGGCACGCGGTTCGAGCTGGAGCCGGAGGCCGCCGTCGCGGCCGTCGAGGACTGGCTGGACACGATGACCTCCGCGGGCTACTGGGAGAACAGGCCGGACTTCGCCGACGCGATGCGCGGCGACGGCCAGACCCTGCACTTCCACGCGACCGACGCGCCCGGAGAGTGGGTGGCCCGCCGGGAACCGGACAGGGTCGTCCTGGAACGCACGCACACCAAGGCGGACGTCGCGGTACGCGGCCCGGCCACCGACCTGCTGCTCGTGCTCAGCAGGCGCCGCCCGCTGGACGCGGCTCCCGCGCTGGAGGTGTTCGGGGACCGGGCACTGCTCGAGCACTGGCTCGGACACATGGACTGGGTCGCCGACGGCTGA
- a CDS encoding acyl-CoA dehydrogenase, with protein sequence MTIAERVRAVAADLAEQERVAVRDRSLTTDTWSLLLETGVLRALQPARWGGGEAPLADFLDAVFEVARVAPSAGWVAGVVGSHPWQSALFPEETQKELWDADASRMLSSSYAPTGKIVPVDGGYRVSGRWSFSSGCDHGHGVILGGIAGEVEVDGAAVPDYGSLILLRDEYRIDDNWHTSGLKGTGSKDIVVEDAVVPARRFLSHVRYEYLPGVLAPGQESNPGPRYKLPWATLFNLVLVAPTLGMAQGFLDEWTAITRDRRANWGGKVGADPLVQKHLADAYWTLDAAIAKMRTAAVTITEAGEAGRYVEKEERARLRWDVNRGCELAGDAVADLYRISSGRVAYLDHPLHGRFQDIVAALGHAFLTTDNVARAYAARVLGATPPEVQL encoded by the coding sequence ATGACGATCGCTGAACGGGTGCGGGCGGTCGCCGCCGACCTGGCCGAGCAGGAACGCGTCGCCGTCCGCGACCGCTCGCTCACCACCGACACCTGGAGTCTCCTGCTGGAGACGGGCGTCCTGCGGGCGCTGCAGCCGGCCCGCTGGGGCGGCGGCGAGGCGCCGCTCGCCGACTTCCTGGACGCCGTCTTCGAGGTGGCGCGGGTCGCGCCGTCGGCCGGCTGGGTCGCGGGCGTCGTCGGCTCCCACCCGTGGCAGAGCGCGCTGTTCCCGGAGGAGACGCAGAAGGAGCTGTGGGACGCCGACGCGTCCCGCATGCTGTCGTCGTCGTACGCGCCGACCGGCAAGATCGTCCCGGTGGACGGGGGGTACCGGGTCAGCGGCCGGTGGTCCTTCTCGTCCGGCTGCGACCACGGCCACGGCGTCATCCTCGGCGGGATCGCCGGAGAGGTCGAGGTGGACGGGGCCGCCGTCCCCGACTACGGGTCGCTGATCCTGCTGCGCGACGAGTACCGCATCGACGACAACTGGCACACCTCCGGACTCAAGGGCACCGGCAGCAAGGACATCGTCGTCGAGGACGCCGTCGTCCCCGCGCGCCGGTTCCTGTCGCACGTCCGCTACGAGTACCTGCCGGGCGTCCTGGCACCCGGCCAGGAGAGCAACCCCGGCCCGCGGTACAAGCTGCCGTGGGCGACGCTGTTCAACCTCGTCCTCGTCGCGCCGACCCTCGGCATGGCGCAGGGATTCCTGGACGAGTGGACGGCGATCACCCGCGACCGGCGGGCGAACTGGGGCGGGAAGGTCGGCGCGGACCCGCTCGTCCAGAAGCACCTCGCGGACGCCTACTGGACCCTCGACGCCGCCATCGCCAAGATGCGCACCGCGGCCGTGACGATCACCGAGGCGGGGGAGGCCGGACGGTACGTCGAGAAGGAGGAGCGGGCCCGGCTGCGCTGGGACGTCAACCGCGGCTGCGAGCTGGCCGGGGACGCCGTCGCCGACCTGTACCGGATCTCCAGCGGCCGCGTCGCCTACCTCGACCACCCCCTGCACGGCCGCTTCCAGGACATCGTCGCCGCCCTCGGCCACGCGTTCCTCACCACCGACAACGTCGCCCGCGCCTACGCCGCCCGCGTCCTGGGCGCCACACCGCCGGAGGTCCAGCTGTGA
- a CDS encoding VOC family protein, protein MIQSLDYIGFSSPAYEEWLTFGPEVLGMEVAGRGDDGAVRLRVDEADHRLVIHPGEEHANDYLGWGVRTPEAMDELAARLRDRGIDVQQEDAGLADERGVAGLVSFTDPYGNRHELSWGQRRHPGGFRPGRAMSGGFVTGPQGLGHAVLVVPDLAEANAFFTKVLGFRLSDRIVDPPLNAQFYHVNGRHHSLAIAEIPGMSGFQHLMVEVESLDDVGIAYDRCEERDVPIVLTLGRHTNDRTTSFYLYTPAGFHLEYGQGGVVVDDALWEPATYTSTKIWGHRGTEHREKLPFALFNQPAPAPEETA, encoded by the coding sequence GTGATCCAGTCGCTCGACTACATCGGTTTCTCCTCGCCCGCCTACGAGGAGTGGCTCACGTTCGGCCCCGAGGTCCTCGGGATGGAGGTCGCCGGGCGCGGTGACGACGGCGCGGTACGGCTGCGCGTGGACGAGGCCGACCACCGCCTCGTGATCCATCCCGGCGAGGAGCACGCCAACGACTACCTCGGCTGGGGCGTCCGCACCCCCGAGGCGATGGACGAACTGGCCGCGCGCCTCCGCGACCGCGGCATCGACGTCCAACAGGAGGACGCCGGGTTGGCGGACGAGCGCGGCGTCGCCGGGCTCGTCTCGTTCACCGACCCGTACGGCAACCGGCACGAGCTGTCCTGGGGGCAGCGCCGCCATCCGGGCGGATTCCGGCCGGGACGGGCGATGTCGGGCGGGTTCGTCACCGGCCCGCAGGGGCTCGGGCACGCGGTGCTGGTCGTCCCCGACCTCGCCGAGGCCAACGCGTTCTTCACGAAGGTGCTCGGGTTCCGGCTGTCGGACCGCATCGTCGATCCGCCGCTGAACGCGCAGTTCTACCACGTCAACGGCCGCCACCACTCGCTCGCGATCGCCGAGATCCCGGGTATGAGCGGCTTCCAGCACCTCATGGTCGAGGTCGAGTCGCTGGACGACGTCGGCATCGCCTACGACCGCTGTGAGGAACGCGACGTCCCCATCGTCCTGACCCTCGGGCGGCACACCAACGACCGCACCACGTCCTTCTACCTCTACACGCCCGCCGGTTTCCACCTGGAGTACGGGCAGGGCGGCGTGGTCGTGGACGACGCGCTGTGGGAGCCCGCGACCTACACCAGCACCAAGATCTGGGGCCACCGCGGCACCGAGCACCGCGAGAAGCTCCCGTTCGCCCTGTTCAACCAGCCCGCCCCCGCCCCGGAGGAGACCGCCTGA
- a CDS encoding TetR/AcrR family transcriptional regulator produces the protein MAPKTDRRTQHSGETRRRILRAAADIAAERGYDGTSVALVTKRSGLPASSVYWHFGSKDELLAAVIEHSYDEWLPARPRWAPPEPGTDRIEYLRGWLREAGQSFADRPVFMRLGLMLLLERRAEEPAARARFQQIRTEMLAAMGDWWAAVLPEAVLERRPDLPRLLAQLNMAASDGLYAMSAGDPSIDMNALQDLLATALDSVADRVAREVAREVAGDLARDGGPETGDT, from the coding sequence GTGGCCCCCAAAACCGACAGACGCACCCAGCACAGCGGCGAGACCCGCCGCCGGATCCTGCGCGCCGCCGCCGACATCGCCGCCGAGCGCGGCTACGACGGGACGAGCGTCGCCCTGGTCACGAAGCGCTCCGGGCTGCCCGCGAGCTCCGTCTACTGGCATTTCGGCAGCAAGGACGAGCTGCTCGCCGCCGTGATCGAGCACAGCTACGACGAGTGGCTGCCCGCCCGGCCGCGCTGGGCCCCGCCCGAGCCCGGCACGGATCGCATCGAGTACCTGCGCGGCTGGCTCCGCGAGGCCGGGCAGAGCTTCGCCGACCGCCCCGTGTTCATGCGGCTCGGGCTGATGCTCCTGCTGGAGCGCCGCGCCGAGGAGCCCGCCGCCCGCGCCCGGTTCCAGCAGATCCGCACGGAGATGCTCGCGGCGATGGGCGACTGGTGGGCCGCCGTGCTCCCGGAGGCCGTCCTCGAGCGGCGCCCCGACCTGCCCCGGCTGCTCGCGCAGCTCAACATGGCGGCGTCCGACGGTCTCTACGCGATGTCCGCCGGGGACCCGTCGATCGACATGAACGCCCTGCAGGACCTGCTCGCGACCGCCCTCGACTCCGTCGCCGACCGCGTCGCCCGCGAGGTCGCCCGCGAGGTCGCCGGGGACCTCGCCCGGGACGGGGGCCCCGAGACCGGCGACACCTGA
- a CDS encoding NADP-dependent oxidoreductase — protein sequence MKVGDVPDPRVGPGQVLIEVWAAGVNPVDWKLMAGGLDGMMEALFPVIPGWDVAGVVRAVGPDTPEFTIGDEVMSYARKDVVRAGTFAEYVAVSAWSVARKPTTLDWRQAGGLPLAGMTAQRTLDRLGVGPRDTLLIHGASGGVGDLAVQIARSRGAFVIGTASERNHPHLRERGAEPVAYGDGLVERVRDVAPGGVTAVADFAGGQLDATLAVLASGGRHASVADNTVEERGGHWIWVRPDGAKLAELADMAEREALTVDVAGAYKLDQVGEAFDASRAGHTRGKLVIET from the coding sequence TTGAAGGTCGGGGACGTCCCGGACCCGCGAGTGGGGCCCGGCCAGGTCCTCATCGAGGTGTGGGCGGCCGGGGTGAACCCGGTCGACTGGAAGCTCATGGCGGGCGGCCTGGACGGGATGATGGAGGCGCTGTTCCCCGTGATCCCCGGCTGGGACGTCGCCGGGGTCGTGCGGGCGGTCGGGCCGGACACCCCCGAGTTCACGATCGGCGACGAGGTGATGTCGTACGCGCGCAAGGACGTGGTCCGGGCGGGGACGTTCGCCGAGTACGTCGCGGTGTCGGCGTGGTCGGTGGCCCGCAAGCCGACGACGCTGGACTGGCGGCAGGCCGGCGGGCTGCCGCTGGCCGGGATGACCGCGCAGCGCACCCTGGACCGGCTCGGCGTCGGCCCCCGCGACACACTGCTGATCCACGGCGCGTCCGGCGGGGTGGGGGACCTCGCCGTGCAGATCGCCCGGTCGCGGGGCGCGTTCGTGATCGGTACGGCGTCCGAGCGCAACCACCCGCACCTGCGGGAGCGGGGCGCCGAGCCCGTGGCCTACGGGGACGGCCTGGTCGAGCGGGTGCGGGACGTCGCACCGGGCGGGGTGACCGCGGTCGCCGACTTCGCGGGCGGGCAGCTGGACGCGACGCTGGCGGTGCTGGCCTCCGGGGGGAGGCACGCGTCCGTCGCCGACAACACGGTCGAGGAGCGCGGCGGGCACTGGATCTGGGTGCGGCCGGACGGCGCGAAGCTCGCCGAGCTCGCGGACATGGCCGAGCGCGAGGCGCTCACCGTGGACGTCGCCGGAGCGTACAAGCTCGACCAGGTCGGCGAGGCGTTCGACGCCAGCCGCGCGGGGCACACGCGCGGCAAGCTCGTCATCGAGACCTAG